From Triticum urartu cultivar G1812 chromosome 2, Tu2.1, whole genome shotgun sequence, a single genomic window includes:
- the LOC125539392 gene encoding uncharacterized protein LOC125539392 produces the protein MEGEAEMEGEARGKRGGGKVRIIEAPPRISMEAVNGAMGSDELPERISTSGDTELEIEQAKEMGEEAEERDEVAKLEIEEAEGMEEKMQTGMFFTIYCRALESNLSRLFSSPCKDATSLSPMHFTHSTTDRTSYAEFATSTLQIYSIKVAEIKGTPELKWPLRVYGMVAARDTVDHNRNILFLRQRNDCQILTPENPFLQLTGPSRAIAAIDPVDFDIKLKVKGRMKSKDRVLMHQTSKYSCNEAILLDDSCRIVLRCAKLEKTVQATIVGVRVINWRKKKCPFRHGGLVIAKAHSKPVKPQNEVLLQDQVMDNISDGYFQGEVSCVGDRSSALKHEDEVVLQGQVTANNWDGCLDLSRHVVSVELDGKLEVIIRALSSNGFVTKHCHVFFPAQESKISRGICDLASYKVEVAVAWSLLVRDKQFISREGCMDDD, from the exons ATGGAAGGAGAGGCGGAGATGGAAGGGGAGGCGAGGGGAAAGAGAGGCGGCGGAAAGGTGAGGATCATCGAGGCACCACCCAGGATCTCCATGGAGGCTGTGAATGGAGCCATGGGGAGCGACGAGTTGCCGGAGAGGATTTCCACTTCAGGAGATACAGAATTAGAGATTGAGCAAGCCAAGGAGATGGGAGAGGAAGCCGAGGAGAGGGATGAGGTGGCAAAATTGGAGATTGAGGAAGCTGAGGGGATGGAGGAGAAGATGCAGACTGGGATGTTCTTTACTATCTACTGTCGCGCCTTGGAATCGAATTTGTCCAGGTTGTTTAGCAGTCCCTGCAAAGATGCGA CTTCATTGAGTCCTATGCACTTCACACACAGTACAACGGACCGCACCTCTTATGCTGAATTCGCCACCAGCACTCTGCAAATATACTCCATTAAAGTCGCAGAAATAAAGGGCACTCCTGAGTTGAAGTGGCCACTGCGTGTGTATGGCATGGTTGCTGCCCGAGATACCGTGGATCACAATCGCAACATTCTCTTCTTGCGTCAAAGGAATGACTGCCAGATACTCACTCCAGAG AATCCTTTTTTGCAATTGACTGGCCCGTCTCGTGCAATTGCGGCTATAGATCCTGTTGACTTTGACATTAAACTCAAAGTAAAGGGCAGGATGAAGTCAAAAGATAGAGTGCTCATGCATCAGACCTCCAAGTACAGCTGTAATGAGGCCATTCTGTTGGATGACTCCTGCAGAATTGTGTTACGGTGTGCGAAACTGGAGAAGACAGTGCAAGCAACTATAGTCGGTGTCCGTGTTATTAATTGGAGAAAGAAGAAATGTCCTTTTAGACATGGTGGTCTAGTCATTGCCAAGGCACATTCTAAGCCCGTTAAACCTCAGAATGAGGTCCTGCTACAAGATCAAGTGATGGATAACATTTCAGATGGTTACTTTCAAGGTGAAGTTAGTTGTGTTGGCGACAGATCTTCGGCGCTGAAACATGAAGATGAGGTTGTGCTTCAAGGTCAAGTGACAGCTAACAATTGGGATGGCTGTCTTGATCTGTCAAGGCATGTTGTTTCCGTAGAGTTAGATGGAAAGCTCGAAGTCATCATCCGTGCCCTGTCTTCAAATGGTTTTGTTACTAAACATTGCCATGTCTTCTTCCCAGCCCAGGAAAGCAAAATAAGTCGGGGCATATGTGATCTTGCCTCCTATAAGGTGGAAGTCGCTGTTGCTTGGTCCCTTCTTGTTCGAGACAAGCAGTTTATCTCGAGGGAGGGATGTATGGATGATGACTAG
- the LOC125533855 gene encoding uncharacterized protein LOC125533855, whose product MGEEGEVRDEVAKLDIEEAEGMEEKMQTGPFFDMYCGGLKACWSWFFSSPCKDTTSFSPMHFTRITPGSPSDDAVIASTLQIFFVKVAEIKEALEFNWPLHVYGMVAVRDTIDHILFLRERRDCQILTQKDPCLQLTGPSHAVVSIDPVDFEIKMKVKGRSRSEDRMLIHQTFNYSANETTLSNDFCKIMLRCAKLENTVQGTIVSVRVTNWRKRKWPFKHDGRVSCIAKGTSKPIKPEQPEEELVLQDQVMANSSDGYIDLSRHVVSVELNGRLEVIISADKSHARKSCGRVFFPAQESKVSRCTCNLGSHTVEVTVAWSLLIRDKQYFSREGCVDGQTFEHTVKIRARKHVVTTSETHSATKIVQAKIYSLLHLFSENAVNLKPEPKLRISDYSISEIQIHMDNMYTDLTSLLQMMGKLQNREVLGKEPVTEKMGVKGIHIRTEDSGESATKMQASRTYYNYGLNAIFSGLDQLCTQLDQMGHLSNKSPSFSELFKELLHDVSPMSSSSMETKLETEEVEEMGEDTNMDKE is encoded by the exons ATGGGAGAGGAAGGCGAGGTGAGGGATGAGGTGGCAAAGTTGGATATTGAGGAAGCTGAGGGGATGGAGGAGAAGATGCAGACTGGGCCGTTCTTTGATATGTACTGTGGCGGCTTGAAAGCGTGTTGGTCCTGGTTCTTCAGCAGTCCCTGCAAAGATACTA CGTCATTCAGTCCTATGCACTTCACACGCATTACACCGGGAAGCCCCTCTGATGATGCTGTCATTGCCAGCACCCTGCAGATTTTCTTTGTCAAAGTCGCAGAAATAAAAGAAGCTCTTGAGTTTAATTGGCCACTGCATGTGTACGGCATGGTTGCGGTCCGAGATACCATCGATCACATTCTCTTCCTCCGTGAAAGGCGTGATTGCCAAATACTGACTCAAAAG GATCCTTGTTTGCAGTTGACTGGCCCGTCTCACGCAGTTGTTTCTATAGATCCTGTTGACTTTGAAATCAAGATGAAAGTGAAGGGCAGAAGCAGGTCAGAAGATAGAATGCTGATCCATCAGACCTTCAACTACAGTGCTAATGAGACCACTCTGTCGAATGACTTCTGCAAAATTATGTTACGGTGTGCGAAATTGGAAAATACAGTCCAAGGAACTATAGTGAGTGTCCGTGTTACTAATTGGAGGAAAAGGAAATGGCCTTTTAAACATGATGGTAGAGTTAGTTGCATTGCCAAGGGAACTTCTAAGCCCATTAAACCCGAGCAACCTGAAGAAGAGCTTGTACTTCAAGATCAAGTGATGGCTAACAGTTCAGATGGTTACATTGATCTGTCAAGGCATGTTGTTTCTGTAGAGTTAAATGGAAGGCTGGAAGTTATCATCAGTGCCGACAAATCACATGCCCGCAAATCATGTGGTCGTGTCTTCTTTCCAGCCCAGGAAAGCAAAGTAAGTCGGTGCACATGTAATCTTGGCTCCCATACGGTGGAGGTTACTGTTGCTTGGTCCTTGCTTATTAGAGACAAGCAGTATTTCTCGAGGGAGGGATGTGTTGATGGCCAGACGTTCGAGCATACTGTAAAGATCCGGGCGAGGAAGCATGTGGTGACAACATCGGAGACTCATTCAGCCACAAAGATAGTTCAGGCTAAGATCTACTCCTTACTCCATCTTTTCTCTGAGAACGCTGTGAATCTGAAACCCGAACCGAAACTGAGGATTAGCGACTATAGCATTAgtgagatccaaatccacatggATAACATGTACACCGACCTGACGAGTTTGCTCCAGATGATGGGCAAATTGCAGAACAGGGAGGTTCTGGGCAAAGAGCCAGTCACGGAAAAGATGGGTGTGAAGGGGATCCACATTAGGACCGAAGACAGTGGCGAATCAGCAACGAAGATGCAAGCATCGAGGACCTACTACAACTACGGATTGAATGCGATCTTCAGTGGGTTGGATCAGCTCTGCACCCAGTTGGATCAGATGGGACATCTTAGCAACAAATCCCCATCATTCTCCGAGCTGTTCAAGGAGCTGCTGCACGATGTGTCGCCGATGAGTTCCTCTTCCATGGAGACAAAATTGGAGACAGAGGAAGTCGAGGAGATGGGAGAGGATACCAACATGGACAAGGAGTAG
- the LOC125537631 gene encoding uncharacterized protein LOC125537631 gives MHDPFLRLTGPSRAIVSREPLNVEIELKVKGATKSEDKPLMSFFYYYSGSHCGICTLYIPLEGDFCTMALSSEEVYESVQATAVGIRVCVPEETPSIFKNGGRVVCSSLPRRRAKLPNPEHRTGPSFWQVVLQDGAMTSCSQGYLDLSRHVVSVKLCGTLEVLIEANSRSGAMAAQVSIQARDCNITQNECQLGDSKLEITVAWSRLVWDKLWITRGANEEL, from the coding sequence ATGCATGATCCTTTTTTGCGCCTGACTGGCCCGTCTCGTGCAATTGTGAGTCGGGAACCTCTTAATGTGGAAATCGAGCTGAAAGTGAAGGGCGCAACCAAGTCTGAAGATAAACCATTGATGAGTTTTTTCTATTATTACAGCGGTAGTCATTGTGGGATATGTACTCTATATATCCCTCTCGAAGGAGACTTTTGCACAATGGCGTTAAGCTCAGAGGAAGTTTATGAATCAGTACAGGCAACTGCCGTGGGTATCCGTGTCTGTGTTCCTGAAGAGACGCCAAGTATTTTTAAAAATGGCGGCCGAGTTGTTTGCTCCTCTCTGCCTCGGAGAAGAGCCAAATTGCCTAATCCTGAACACAGGACCGGCCCCTCGTTTTGGCAAGTTGTGCTTCAAGATGGAGCAATGACAAGTTGTTCACAGGGTTACCTTGATCTGTCAAGGCATGTTGTCTCTGTAAAATTGTGTGGAACGCTTGAAGTTCTCATAGAGGCCAACTCGCGATCTGGGGCTATGGCTGCTCAGGTATCCATCCAGGCCAGAGATTGCAATATAACTCAGAATGAGTGTCAACTTGGCGACTCTAAGCTGGAGATCACTGTTGCTTGGTCCCGTCTTGTTTGGGACAAGCTGTGGATCACGAGGGGGGCAAATGAGGAACTTTGA